From a region of the Arachis ipaensis cultivar K30076 chromosome B09, Araip1.1, whole genome shotgun sequence genome:
- the LOC107617591 gene encoding ethylene response sensor 1, with protein sequence MSKDKDFTDVSLTFKYLLGYQRSVTNGKLQKKMNDEKKKITSNPTLKPVADFVHLLRKQKHLLVWSDFHVRDGIAIYIYKPYKRMKIDARRKAEASSNSQFLANMSHELRTPMAAIIGLLDILMSNDCLTNEQCATVTQIRKCSTALLRLLNNILDLSKVLLSICSMLTDPNSDDPLVPEITHMYKTDRAKYEATARS encoded by the exons ATGTCGAAGGACAAAGACTTTACCGATGTTTCGCTCACCTTCAAATACCTCTTAG GTTATCAAAGAAGTGTTACTAATGGTAAGCTTCAAAAAAAGatgaatgatgaaaaaaaaaagattacaaG CAATCCAACTCTGAAGCCCGTGGCCGACTTTGTCCATCTCCTCCGCAAACAAAAGCACTTACTTGTCTGGTCTGATTTTCATGTAAGAGACGGCATTGCCATATACATTTACAAACCTTATAAAAGAATGAAAATTGATGCTAGAAGAAAGGCAGAGGCATCAagcaatagccaatttcttgcaAACATGAG CCATGAATTGAGGACACCTATGGCTGCAATAATTGGGCTACTTGACATTCTTATGTCCAACGACTGTCTAACCAACGAACAGTGTGCAACGGTTACTCAGATAAGAAAATGCTCGACGGCGCTGCTCCGGCTTCTTAATAACATCCTGGATCTCAGCAAG GTTCTTTTGTCAATTTGCTCAATGTTGACGGATCCCAACTCTGATGATCCTCTTGTCCCTGAAATTACGCACATGTACAAGACTGACAGGGCTAAGTATGAAGCTACTGCACGTAGCTGA